In Thermodesulfobacteriota bacterium, the genomic stretch TGTAATACAGGAGCGCCACGTTCCTCGTGAGGTAATACCTCGCGTACGCGCCGCCCTTGCCCGACGTTATGCCGTAGAAGCCGCTCCCCGACTCGTGGACCACGCTTACCCCGGGGTTGTAAAGGGCATGGTAGCCGGCCCTCTTGAGCTTGAGCCCCAGGTCGAGCTCGTCGAAGTACATGAAGAACGATTCGTCGAGGGGGCCCAGTTCACGGAAGACCCGCACCTTCAGTGCGAAAACGGCCCCGTTCACCCAGTCGCATTTGGCGAGCCCGGTTGAGTCTTCGGGTATGTTCCTGCCCTTGGGGAACGCCCAGTGCCCGAGGAAGCCGCCCGGCATGACTACCGTCCTGACCCCGCCATTACGGTCTTTTGAGAGATGCAGTACCTTGCACCCGCATACGGCGGCCCGCTCGTCAGCCGCGAGAGGCGGTATGAGCCCGTCGAGTATGCCGCTTTCCACGCGGGCGTCGTCCGTCACCACGAGCATGTAGTCGAAGCCGTTTTCAATGGCCCGGCGGAGCCCGGCATTCACGCAGCCCACGTACCCCCTGTTCTCCATCGTGACAAGCGCAACGCCTTCGAAACGGCCGATTGCCTTATGAAGCTCAGCCGGGTCGGTGCCGCTGTCGACCACGA encodes the following:
- a CDS encoding glycosyltransferase family 2 protein, coding for MPSGKDNMGERILVCIPSYRNPERLKECLGLIRSIDRRNRTVETVVVDSGTDPAELHKAIGRFEGVALVTMENRGYVGCVNAGLRRAIENGFDYMLVVTDDARVESGILDGLIPPLAADERAAVCGCKVLHLSKDRNGGVRTVVMPGGFLGHWAFPKGRNIPEDSTGLAKCDWVNGAVFALKVRVFRELGPLDESFFMYFDELDLGLKLKRAGYHALYNPGVSVVHESGSGFYGITSGKGGAYARYYLTRNVALLYYKKSIASFLYFLPYYLFISALRSAVLTLKGRPDCGLAVLRGVKDFFAWNLGRGPY